The Manihot esculenta cultivar AM560-2 chromosome 1, M.esculenta_v8, whole genome shotgun sequence genome has a window encoding:
- the LOC110627993 gene encoding universal stress protein PHOS32 codes for MGKVGTRLPSFCLNRIRPHVRVRSPPLQSKLNVNISTAKDDQKVTTENPAGEEKSCEGAVKPLIGRKIMIVVDSSLEAKGALQWALSHTVQSQDLLILLHVAKPSNKQATTDESIKEKAPRAYELVNSLKNICQMKRPEIQTEIAVVEGKEKGPLIVEEAKKQGVALLVLGQKKKSMTWRLIMMWASNRVTGGVVEYCIQNANCMAIAVRRKSKKHGGYLITTKRHKDFWLLA; via the exons ATGGGAAAGGTTGGTACGAGGTTGCCAAGTTTCTGTCTGAACAGGATCAGGCCTCATGTTAGAGTCCGTTCGCCACCTTTGCAATCCAAGCTTAATGTGAATATTTCTACTGCTAAAGATGATCAGAAGGTTACTACTGAGAATCCTGCAGGAGAAGAGAAGTCCTGTGAGGGGGCAGTGAAACCGTTGATTGGTAGGAAAATCATGATAGTGGTTGATTCAAGCTTGGAAGCTAAAGGAGCTCTGCAATGGGCACTCTCTCACACTGTTCAAAGCCAGgatcttctcattcttcttcaTGTAGCCAAGCCATCTAATAAACaag CTACAACCGATGAGTCCATCAAGGAAAAAGCTCCAAGGGCTTATGAACTTGTTAACTCCTTGAAGAATATATGCCAAATGAAGAGACCTGAG ATACAAACAGAGATAGCAGTGGTGGAGGGGAAGGAGAAAGGGCCATTAATAGTGGAGGAGGCAAAAAAGCAAGGGGTGGCACTTCTAGTTCTAGGGCAGAAGAAGAAATCAATGACATGGAGGCTGATAATGATGTGGGCAAGCAATAGAGTCACAGGTGGTGTTGTGGAATATTGCATCCAAAATGCTAATTGCATGGCCATTGCAGTCAGGAGGAAAAGCAAAAAACATGGAGGTTATTTGATCACCACTAAGCGTCATAAAGATTTCTGGCTCTTAGCTTAA